A window from Citrus sinensis cultivar Valencia sweet orange chromosome 3, DVS_A1.0, whole genome shotgun sequence encodes these proteins:
- the LOC107177236 gene encoding NAC domain-containing protein 83-like → MRTENLYGSKELWQIWRQFGRLDLEYGEDLYFFTRLKKKSVNGSRIDHRVGTGTWQGEDVGKVVVSRNSRKKIGFKKRFRYEKDKSPYNGCWIMHEYSLNPSLLPKNLRSSDLVLCRIKKNGEPRQPGRKIQGKRESRA, encoded by the coding sequence ATGAGAACTGAAAATCTCTACGGTTCCAAGGAACTGTGGCAGATTTGGAGGCAATTTGGAAGACTCGATTTAGAATATGGTGAAGATCTTTACTTTTTCACTCGCTTGAAAAAGAAGAGTGTTAACGGTTCCAGGATTGATCACAGAGTCGGTACTGGTACGTGGCAAGGAGAAGATGTCGGCAAGGTGGTTGTGTCCCGCAACTCTAGAAAGAAAATTGGTTTCAAGAAAAGGTTTCGATATGAGAAGGACAAGTCTCCATACAATGGTTGCTGGATTATGCATGAATACTCTCTGAATCCTTCACTGTTGCCGAAAAACCTTCGATCCAGTGACCTTGTTCTTTGTCgaattaaaaagaatggtGAGCCGCGGCAGCCGGGCAGAAAAATtcaaggaaaaagagaaagtcgggcataa